CCGCCTCCATCAACCCGACCTGCTCGCGCACCTTGTCGATGCCGAGCGGACGCGTCATCCAGTATGGCCGCCGCGTCAGGAAGCCGCGTATGTCCTCGCGGCGCACAAGCGGGATCGTCTCGCCGAAACGGGAGCGGAACAGCTCGATCAGCCGGCGGCGGTGCTCGTTCTCTTCCGCCGCCATGGCATCGAACATCTCCGCGGAAGCCGGAAAGTCGTCGCGCAGCGCATCGGCATAGGTGGCGTAGATGCGCCCGTCCTCCTCTTCCGCGGCGATGGCAAGCGCCAGAACCTCGCGCTCGGAGAGATCGGAAAAGCGACGTTTGGATAGGATCGGCATATCGGCCTCAGTTTATAATTATTCTAAATTATAACCTCAAAGCCAGAGGAATCAACGGGCGTTTGATCGCGTGCGGGCGGCCCACTGCCCGAGCGCGGTTCGTCATATCCGGAAAACCTCAGCCGTTGAATTTCCGCCTGATCGCGTCGACAGGCTGCGTCACGGTATCGTCCGCGGTGAGCGTATTGACCTCGTCTCCCGGCCGCACCGGATCATGCCTGAAAATATACCAGACGCCGTCGTTCTCGCGCTTCTGGTAGATCGTCCCGCCAGCCTCACGATGCAGGAAACAGGTGGTATTGGCCTGCGTGCCGCTGGAATCGGTCCACTTTCCGCGCAGGCAGAGCCGACCGGAATCCGAAAGCGTGAAACGGCCTTCGCCGTAAGACTCGCCCTTTTCGCCATTGACCCAGGCTAGGAACCGGCGGCCGTCGTCGATGAAGCGCACCGCCCCGTTATCCCACGTCCAGGTCTTGTCACGATAAAGCTTGTGCAGCTCGACCGCGCTCAACGGCTGTGCACCCGACGGCGGCGCTTCCTCGGCAAAGGCACTCGTCCCCAGCCCGCCACCGATCAGCAGTGC
This Microbaculum marinisediminis DNA region includes the following protein-coding sequences:
- a CDS encoding DUF995 domain-containing protein, with product MVLVSKVRRVIAAGVALLIGGGLGTSAFAEEAPPSGAQPLSAVELHKLYRDKTWTWDNGAVRFIDDGRRFLAWVNGEKGESYGEGRFTLSDSGRLCLRGKWTDSSGTQANTTCFLHREAGGTIYQKRENDGVWYIFRHDPVRPGDEVNTLTADDTVTQPVDAIRRKFNG